One Lactobacillus crispatus DNA segment encodes these proteins:
- a CDS encoding DUF1002 domain-containing protein — translation MKKFITLLTAMLLSVVAMISFTKPVLADDDTPVVTLGTSLTDAQKQGTLKTLTAPLNGGNYQTITVTGSDLVKYLNPSGDNFTTSSGVWSSAMIQKTSSGSGINVKILDYDGKNNITTITANQYKNAALTAGISDANIYVTSAIPIDGSGALAGVYAAYAKNGNALNQKQVNAAQDEMNTLSGITQDNKNKKGYSDAQLNNAVAGAKNEMAKQGQNITDSQIRDIVNNQININHLGDTINNNQKNQIVNLLIEIRDSGALKDGNFKQQASKLSSQIQNGAKNIFNKFNTQENRNWLQNLWDQIVKFFSGLFGGVILN, via the coding sequence ATGAAGAAATTTATCACACTACTCACAGCAATGTTATTAAGCGTGGTCGCGATGATCTCATTTACTAAGCCAGTATTAGCAGATGATGATACACCTGTAGTTACCTTAGGTACATCATTAACTGATGCGCAAAAGCAAGGCACATTAAAGACCTTAACTGCCCCACTAAACGGTGGTAATTATCAAACAATTACTGTTACCGGCTCAGATCTGGTTAAATATTTAAATCCCTCTGGTGATAATTTCACCACTTCATCCGGTGTTTGGTCCAGTGCGATGATCCAAAAGACCAGCTCAGGCAGCGGAATCAACGTTAAAATTTTAGACTACGATGGTAAAAATAATATCACGACTATTACTGCCAACCAGTACAAAAACGCAGCCCTGACCGCCGGCATCAGCGATGCCAACATTTATGTTACTAGCGCTATTCCAATTGATGGTTCAGGGGCATTAGCTGGAGTTTATGCTGCCTATGCTAAAAATGGCAATGCATTAAATCAAAAGCAAGTTAATGCCGCTCAAGATGAAATGAATACCTTGTCTGGGATTACCCAAGATAATAAAAACAAAAAAGGTTATTCAGATGCTCAATTGAACAATGCGGTTGCCGGTGCCAAGAATGAGATGGCTAAACAAGGGCAAAACATTACCGACAGTCAAATTCGCGACATTGTCAACAATCAAATTAATATTAACCACTTAGGTGACACCATCAACAACAATCAAAAAAATCAAATTGTCAATCTTCTAATTGAAATTCGTGATTCAGGGGCATTGAAGGACGGTAACTTCAAGCAACAAGCTTCGAAATTATCCAGTCAGATTCAAAATGGAGCTAAAAATATCTTCAATAAATTTAATACCCAAGAAAACCGCAACTGGTTACAAAATTTGTGGGATCAAATCGTTAAGTTCTTTAGTGGTTTGTTCGGCGGCGTTATTTTAAATTAA
- a CDS encoding NAD-dependent protein deacylase: protein MMDLAELQTDINNAQHIVFLTGAGVSTHSGIPDYRSKNGIYDGVQESPETILSDSTLFNRPEFFHEFVMNNMYFPTAKPNLIHEKIAHFCNEKGNLITQNIDTLDTKAGNQHVTEFHGNLYNIYCTKCHQRVSYEEYAKSYLHKDCGGIIRPGIVLYGESIDPKVLNQSVEIMQKSDLIIICGTSFVVYPFAQLLAYRKEDAKIYSINKTEIPTPGVTQIIGDALTAFQNLN from the coding sequence ATGATGGATTTAGCAGAATTACAAACAGATATTAATAATGCCCAACATATTGTATTCTTAACTGGAGCTGGTGTTTCTACCCACTCAGGTATCCCTGACTACCGCTCTAAAAACGGAATCTATGATGGCGTGCAAGAAAGTCCTGAAACTATTCTGAGCGATAGTACGCTATTCAATCGACCTGAATTTTTCCATGAATTTGTCATGAACAACATGTACTTTCCTACTGCTAAACCAAACTTAATCCATGAAAAAATCGCCCATTTTTGTAATGAAAAAGGTAATTTAATTACCCAAAATATCGATACTTTGGATACTAAGGCTGGCAATCAACATGTAACAGAATTTCATGGCAATTTATATAATATTTATTGTACTAAATGTCATCAACGTGTTTCTTATGAAGAATATGCTAAAAGCTATTTACACAAAGATTGTGGCGGAATTATTCGCCCCGGTATTGTGTTATACGGCGAAAGCATTGATCCGAAAGTATTAAACCAGTCCGTTGAAATAATGCAAAAATCAGACTTGATCATCATTTGTGGAACGAGTTTTGTAGTTTATCCTTTTGCCCAGCTCTTGGCTTATCGCAAAGAAGACGCCAAAATTTACTCTATCAACAAGACAGAAATTCCTACCCCTGGTGTCACGCAAATAATTGGGGATGCATTAACAGCATTCCAGAATTTGAATTAA
- a CDS encoding DUF488 domain-containing protein yields the protein MTEIKLVRIYDHEQPAGYRILVDRLWPRGMSKVKADLAEWDKQIGPSKELRQWFNHEDEKFPEFKQKYIEELNHNDYTAEFLQDVKKHLTKEDVLFLFGAKNKEHNQAVVLKEYVLNTLNS from the coding sequence ATGACAGAAATTAAATTAGTTCGAATTTATGACCATGAGCAACCTGCTGGTTATCGGATTTTAGTTGACCGTTTATGGCCACGGGGAATGAGCAAAGTTAAGGCCGATTTAGCTGAATGGGATAAACAAATTGGCCCTAGTAAGGAATTGCGTCAGTGGTTTAATCATGAAGATGAAAAATTCCCTGAGTTTAAGCAAAAGTATATTGAAGAACTTAATCATAATGATTATACAGCGGAATTTTTGCAAGATGTAAAGAAGCATTTGACTAAAGAAGATGTTCTTTTCTTATTTGGTGCCAAAAATAAAGAGCACAACCAAGCAGTTGTACTCAAAGAATATGTATTAAATACGCTAAACAGTTAA
- the cls gene encoding cardiolipin synthase: protein MIWWHDFVRIIIITNTILAFYVVFHRRRSVSTTWAWLIILLVLPVVGITLYAFFGRGISQENIFAINKQKHIGLRNVQKSIAKAPKNTSPSDTSKAGNIAINFFNHQQEAPLTKNNQVKLYTEGETFFHDMLKDMVRAKETINVEFYTFYSDNIGNRVLQLLIKKAKQGVKVRVIYDAWGSMGATKAWFDQLRAAGGEVLPFVTSRNMITRYRINYHLHRKIVVIDGRISWTGGFNIGDQYLGKKKKFGHWRDSQVRIVGSASLLLQERFVMDWNASITNNQQLIRFNSTLFPDLDEKNIHEGDVATQIISDGPDRYAPYMRNGMMRLMLLARKRLWIQTPYLIPDDAVFATWQTIASSGVDVRIMIPCKPDHPFIYRATQWYANELTRLGVKIYIYEDGFLHAKTTIVDDHFSSVGSMNQDFRSYNLNFEDNAVFYDKKFNQKMVAAFEEDMKHSHLLTKEEIKKQSRALRTLQAFSRMLSPIL from the coding sequence ATGATCTGGTGGCATGACTTTGTTAGAATCATTATCATTACCAACACAATCTTAGCCTTCTACGTTGTCTTCCACCGTAGAAGATCCGTTTCAACCACTTGGGCTTGGTTAATCATCCTGTTAGTATTACCAGTAGTCGGGATCACTCTTTATGCCTTCTTTGGTCGGGGTATTTCCCAGGAAAATATTTTTGCCATCAATAAGCAAAAACACATTGGCTTGAGAAATGTTCAAAAATCGATTGCTAAAGCACCTAAAAATACTAGTCCTTCTGACACTTCAAAGGCTGGTAATATAGCAATTAACTTTTTTAACCACCAACAAGAAGCTCCCCTAACTAAAAATAATCAGGTCAAGCTCTATACCGAAGGTGAAACCTTCTTTCATGACATGCTCAAGGACATGGTACGAGCTAAGGAAACAATCAATGTTGAGTTCTACACTTTTTATAGCGACAATATCGGCAATCGTGTTTTGCAACTATTGATTAAAAAAGCAAAACAAGGAGTTAAAGTACGCGTAATTTATGATGCCTGGGGTTCAATGGGAGCTACTAAAGCATGGTTCGATCAATTGCGGGCAGCTGGCGGGGAAGTTTTGCCTTTTGTCACTTCACGCAACATGATCACCCGTTACCGCATTAACTACCACTTGCACCGCAAGATTGTTGTCATCGACGGGCGAATTTCTTGGACTGGCGGTTTTAATATTGGTGATCAATATTTAGGCAAAAAAAAGAAGTTTGGTCATTGGCGTGATAGTCAGGTAAGAATTGTTGGTTCTGCCTCTCTGCTTTTGCAAGAGCGTTTCGTCATGGACTGGAACGCCTCTATCACTAATAATCAACAGCTCATCCGTTTCAATTCCACTCTATTTCCTGATCTTGATGAAAAAAACATCCACGAAGGCGACGTTGCAACGCAAATCATTTCAGATGGGCCTGATCGTTATGCACCATATATGCGTAACGGTATGATGCGGCTAATGCTTTTGGCACGCAAACGGTTATGGATTCAAACACCATACTTAATCCCTGATGATGCCGTTTTTGCTACGTGGCAAACAATTGCCTCATCGGGTGTTGACGTACGAATTATGATCCCATGTAAGCCAGACCACCCCTTTATTTATCGCGCCACACAGTGGTATGCCAACGAATTAACTCGCTTGGGTGTCAAAATTTATATCTACGAAGATGGCTTTTTACATGCCAAAACGACGATTGTCGACGACCATTTTTCTTCAGTTGGTTCAATGAATCAAGATTTCCGTTCTTACAACTTAAACTTTGAAGATAATGCCGTTTTTTATGATAAAAAGTTCAACCAGAAAATGGTGGCAGCTTTTGAAGAAGATATGAAACACTCGCATTTACTAACTAAGGAAGAAATAAAAAAGCAAAGTCGCGCATTGCGGACTTTGCAGGCATTCTCGCGAATGCTTTCTCCAATTTTGTAA
- a CDS encoding alpha/beta hydrolase encodes MFFNTKKYAEEVEKDHKHDLQEEPSMFNMISLGLMATFAPTRIFLKLHKRHIENKANIEKSDLKQVPIIYFHGFRGGDYTTRVMVKHATHDKGNPKFLKVTVDLLGNFKLEGTWTSDKHPIVQVAFRQRIVGIYGIDYYLNFVLPFLAKRYGFKNYIAVAHSLACPCIIRTEMKHYRSKTFPHLKKCAFIAGPFDGVTYLGDIPNVNYLTESGRPSVMNPHYLYLFFNRRKFNPDISVLNIYGNVLDNTNTDKFISVVSAKSIRYIVAPKAHFYQEVEVRGKDDAEHSWMHDNPFVIDIIDKFLKLKK; translated from the coding sequence ATGTTTTTCAACACAAAAAAATATGCTGAAGAAGTTGAAAAAGATCATAAACATGACCTCCAAGAAGAACCTAGCATGTTTAACATGATTTCTTTGGGGCTGATGGCCACCTTCGCTCCCACGCGAATTTTCCTCAAATTACACAAGCGCCATATTGAAAATAAGGCAAACATTGAAAAAAGCGATCTAAAACAAGTACCCATTATTTATTTCCATGGCTTTCGCGGCGGTGATTATACCACTCGCGTGATGGTGAAACACGCTACTCATGACAAGGGCAATCCCAAGTTTTTAAAGGTAACCGTTGATTTATTAGGAAATTTCAAATTAGAAGGAACTTGGACTAGTGACAAGCATCCTATCGTGCAGGTTGCTTTTCGCCAGCGAATAGTCGGTATCTATGGCATCGACTATTATCTCAACTTCGTCCTGCCCTTTTTAGCTAAAAGATATGGTTTTAAAAACTATATTGCAGTCGCTCATTCATTAGCCTGTCCATGTATTATTCGCACGGAAATGAAGCACTACCGCAGCAAAACGTTCCCACATTTAAAAAAATGTGCCTTTATCGCTGGTCCTTTTGACGGGGTCACTTACTTGGGCGATATCCCAAACGTCAACTATTTGACCGAAAGTGGTCGGCCTAGTGTCATGAACCCGCACTACCTTTATTTGTTTTTTAATCGGCGCAAATTCAATCCTGATATCTCGGTCTTGAATATTTATGGCAACGTTTTAGATAACACAAATACTGATAAATTCATCTCTGTTGTTTCCGCAAAAAGCATTCGCTATATCGTTGCCCCAAAAGCACATTTTTATCAAGAAGTAGAAGTACGCGGTAAAGATGACGCCGAACATAGTTGGATGCATGACAATCCGTTTGTAATCGATATTATTGACAAGTTTCTTAAATTAAAAAAGTAG
- a CDS encoding methylated-DNA--[protein]-cysteine S-methyltransferase, producing the protein MTEFFYYDYVTIEPWTYFLTASEAGLTYVGLKTVSPIFSFYPHRMLVRDPKKMAPYIKQLKEYFAGIRKNFDVPIDISEFGTEFQRKVLAVVQHIPYGVTLTYGDVANSLAEATSSRSVAHAVALNPVLIFIPDQRVILSNNKVGTYRLGQKEKIRLIKLEKKQLHVNS; encoded by the coding sequence ATGACAGAGTTTTTTTACTATGATTACGTTACAATTGAGCCATGGACCTACTTTTTAACAGCTTCAGAAGCCGGCCTAACTTACGTCGGACTTAAAACTGTTTCACCTATTTTTAGCTTCTACCCTCACCGCATGTTGGTGCGGGACCCTAAAAAGATGGCACCTTATATCAAACAATTAAAGGAATATTTTGCTGGTATCAGAAAGAATTTTGATGTTCCTATTGATATTTCGGAATTCGGCACTGAATTTCAACGAAAGGTATTAGCCGTTGTCCAGCATATTCCTTATGGTGTGACGTTAACTTATGGTGACGTCGCCAATTCACTAGCCGAAGCCACATCTTCTCGCTCAGTTGCACACGCCGTAGCATTAAACCCTGTTTTGATTTTTATTCCTGACCAAAGAGTTATTTTATCCAACAATAAAGTTGGGACTTATCGTCTGGGACAAAAAGAAAAAATCAGATTAATTAAATTAGAAAAGAAGCAGTTACATGTCAATTCTTAA
- a CDS encoding glycosyltransferase family 2 protein, with product MLQVPKLTIIMPVYNTAQYLPRAFDALLNQVDKSFKLLVVDDGSTDNSVEVAESYANRFPYFKIIKKKNGGPSDARNVGMQYLDTPYVTFHDGDDWVDPGYTSFFIHAFERHPDVSLVSCGYWMDYPDKKQRVVGRPEGGYLTRGETYLKLTNVFSSPMKGYSWNKAYKTAIIKKYHLKFDKDISLLEDQIFNVKYISVAKGVYYTQKPYYHYWQRKGSIIHQPNIKKVADNFRGNYRVWSKIISTMMKDREEEKMRKKLERQQALRDSE from the coding sequence ATGTTACAAGTGCCTAAGTTAACCATCATCATGCCTGTTTATAACACGGCGCAATACTTGCCACGTGCTTTTGATGCTCTGCTTAATCAAGTTGACAAGAGCTTCAAATTGCTTGTAGTAGATGATGGCTCAACAGATAATTCGGTTGAGGTAGCCGAAAGCTATGCCAATCGTTTTCCATATTTTAAAATAATTAAAAAGAAAAATGGCGGCCCATCCGATGCACGTAATGTTGGGATGCAGTATCTCGACACACCATATGTTACCTTTCATGATGGTGATGATTGGGTGGATCCAGGCTACACGTCCTTTTTTATTCATGCTTTTGAAAGGCATCCAGATGTCAGCTTAGTATCGTGTGGCTATTGGATGGATTATCCTGACAAAAAGCAACGCGTTGTTGGTCGACCAGAAGGTGGCTATTTAACGCGCGGTGAAACTTATTTGAAGTTGACTAATGTCTTTAGCTCACCAATGAAAGGATATAGCTGGAACAAGGCCTATAAAACTGCCATTATTAAGAAATATCATTTGAAGTTTGATAAGGATATTTCACTACTGGAAGATCAGATCTTTAACGTTAAATATATTTCTGTGGCTAAAGGCGTCTATTACACGCAAAAGCCGTATTACCACTACTGGCAGAGAAAGGGCAGCATTATTCACCAGCCTAATATTAAAAAAGTTGCGGATAATTTCCGGGGAAATTACCGGGTTTGGAGCAAAATTATCAGTACAATGATGAAAGACCGCGAGGAAGAAAAGATGCGTAAGAAGTTAGAGCGACAGCAGGCCTTGCGTGATAGTGAATAG
- a CDS encoding ribonuclease H family protein yields MKFYAVKKGRTPGIYRTWDAAKEQIDGFSGAEYKSFEQITDATDYLDWNAQTQSDILQKGEDNLQNAVKRVQQKSQEIKKAPRKKAKQYNRVNSSPADFFAVTYTDGGTRNTGVYKGGHVKKTDKAAWAYLIEWDDQKVHGSGGEYGATNNKMEQTALINALKKLLELGFNDKHLLFVLDSQYVLNAINKHWLQGWKKRGWRRSSGPLANVAEWQELDRLLKEFPDSTFEWTKGHANNRGNEFVDHELNRYMDQKM; encoded by the coding sequence ATGAAGTTTTATGCAGTCAAAAAAGGACGTACTCCGGGAATATATCGGACTTGGGATGCAGCCAAAGAACAAATTGATGGCTTCTCTGGCGCTGAATATAAATCATTTGAACAAATTACCGATGCCACAGATTACTTAGATTGGAATGCCCAAACTCAGAGCGATATCTTGCAAAAAGGTGAAGATAATTTACAAAACGCCGTAAAAAGGGTGCAACAAAAGAGCCAGGAAATAAAAAAAGCACCGCGAAAAAAGGCGAAGCAGTATAACCGTGTTAATAGCAGTCCTGCTGACTTCTTTGCGGTGACTTATACTGATGGTGGCACGCGCAATACTGGTGTTTATAAGGGCGGTCACGTTAAAAAGACCGATAAAGCAGCCTGGGCTTATTTAATTGAATGGGATGACCAGAAAGTTCATGGCTCCGGTGGTGAATATGGTGCTACTAACAATAAGATGGAGCAGACAGCATTGATTAATGCACTAAAAAAGCTGCTTGAGCTTGGTTTTAACGATAAACATCTATTATTTGTTCTTGATTCGCAGTATGTGTTGAATGCGATTAATAAGCATTGGCTACAAGGCTGGAAAAAACGTGGTTGGAGACGTTCTTCTGGACCATTGGCTAATGTGGCGGAATGGCAGGAATTAGATCGGTTATTAAAGGAATTTCCTGATAGTACGTTTGAATGGACGAAAGGTCACGCTAATAATCGCGGTAATGAATTTGTCGATCATGAATTGAACCGTTATATGGATCAAAAAATGTAA
- a CDS encoding DNA-3-methyladenine glycosylase: MNYSTYFSTNTTDYIAKDLIGRMLTFDNGQEKLGGYIVEAEAYMGKKDRAAHSYGGRRSPANEGLYGKGGTIYIYAQRQYFFFDVATRVQNEPQGVLIRAIDPTLGIETMIKNRHGKDGVLLTNGPAKMMQAFGIHDKNWNLHFLSDSPFAIDLDDRHKKIPQEIIAAARVGINQSDPVWANKKLRFYVAGNPYVSDMKKRNS; this comes from the coding sequence ATGAATTATTCAACTTATTTTTCTACTAACACTACCGATTATATTGCAAAAGACCTAATTGGGCGAATGCTTACTTTTGATAATGGTCAAGAAAAATTAGGCGGCTATATCGTGGAAGCAGAAGCATATATGGGTAAAAAGGATCGCGCTGCACATTCTTATGGCGGTCGTCGTAGCCCAGCGAATGAAGGACTTTACGGCAAAGGCGGAACGATCTATATCTACGCGCAACGTCAATATTTCTTCTTTGATGTTGCCACTAGGGTTCAGAATGAACCACAGGGGGTTTTAATCCGTGCAATCGATCCCACTTTAGGAATTGAGACCATGATCAAGAACCGTCATGGTAAAGATGGCGTTCTTTTGACTAATGGTCCCGCAAAAATGATGCAAGCTTTTGGTATTCATGATAAAAATTGGAATTTGCACTTTTTATCAGACTCCCCTTTCGCCATTGATCTTGATGATCGTCATAAAAAAATTCCCCAGGAAATAATTGCTGCAGCGCGTGTTGGTATCAATCAATCTGATCCCGTTTGGGCTAACAAAAAATTACGTTTTTATGTAGCAGGAAATCCTTATGTTTCTGATATGAAAAAGAGAAATTCCTGA
- a CDS encoding IS30 family transposase translates to MTNSNSSISKHYHQLTSVQRGQIQAMLDSGITSRTVIAQEVGCHKSTISREIKRGSVLQRDSSYLLYEHYYADTAQLYYEKRRKNCYQRNPLKHYAVFLRMLSRRFKAKFDATSIDEFVGEFKRTMPGYPCPSTPTVYRYIDQGLLDISNIDLPMKLKRRRNKRHHGQSGHALHKKNLGNSIEQRPKEIEDRKTPLHWEGDLVKGVRRKNQPALMTLTERTTRFEVVIKIPDYRASTCQRLLQNEIDRHPAWFKSITFDNGSEFADMTKIKGCQIYFAHPYSPWERGTNENCNGLLRQFFPKGKSMKDKSAAYVQQATDAINRKHRRILQYHTAEELFKQYISS, encoded by the coding sequence ATGACCAATTCAAATTCTAGCATTTCTAAGCACTATCATCAATTAACCAGCGTACAACGTGGACAAATTCAAGCAATGCTGGATTCCGGCATAACTTCCCGTACTGTTATCGCTCAAGAAGTCGGCTGCCATAAGTCGACAATCAGTCGCGAAATCAAACGCGGAAGCGTCCTGCAAAGAGACAGCAGCTATTTATTGTATGAGCACTATTACGCTGATACTGCACAGCTTTATTATGAGAAGCGTCGCAAAAACTGCTATCAGCGCAATCCATTGAAGCATTATGCTGTCTTTTTGAGAATGCTCTCCAGACGCTTCAAAGCTAAATTTGATGCCACCAGCATCGATGAATTCGTTGGTGAATTCAAAAGGACTATGCCAGGCTACCCTTGTCCCAGCACACCAACTGTCTATCGCTATATTGATCAGGGCTTGCTGGACATAAGCAATATTGATCTGCCTATGAAGCTCAAAAGACGCAGGAACAAGCGTCATCACGGCCAGAGCGGTCATGCTTTGCACAAGAAGAATCTTGGCAATTCCATTGAACAGCGTCCTAAAGAGATTGAAGACAGAAAAACGCCGCTGCACTGGGAAGGAGATCTGGTTAAAGGCGTCAGACGCAAGAATCAGCCTGCTTTAATGACTTTGACCGAAAGAACCACACGCTTTGAAGTAGTTATCAAGATTCCTGACTATCGGGCAAGCACATGCCAAAGGCTGCTTCAAAATGAGATTGACAGACATCCTGCCTGGTTTAAATCGATCACGTTTGACAATGGCTCTGAGTTTGCGGATATGACCAAGATCAAAGGCTGCCAGATCTACTTCGCCCACCCATATTCTCCATGGGAAAGAGGCACCAATGAGAACTGCAATGGACTTCTGCGTCAATTCTTCCCTAAAGGCAAAAGCATGAAAGATAAGTCAGCTGCTTATGTTCAACAGGCAACTGATGCCATTAACCGCAAACATCGTCGAATCCTTCAATATCACACAGCAGAAGAACTCTTCAAGCAATATATTTCCTCATAG
- a CDS encoding ABC transporter substrate-binding protein/permease: MKSRFRWMAVIMSVLLSLFIGFSLSNNQTQAAKKDSGTLKIGMEANYPPYNWTQPTKANGAVPIDGSNSYANGYDVQIAKIIGKRLHKKVIVEKTQWDGLLPALTSGKIDLIIAGMSPTAERRKAINFSEPYRKSTFVVITNKASKYSNAKKLTDFKGAKLTAQQGTLHYDLIKQLKGAKREPAMRDFSAMRQSLASGTIDGYVAEDIEFESYHNVNPNIIAVNLNKMAGFKVDHDDSVTSIGVKKGNTKLLNEVNATLRTISNKKRDQLMSQAIKEQPKAGNETKKENWLVTTWKQYGGMIMSGIGMTLLLALVGTIVGFFIGLLVGIIRTIPTPTTRGKRWTLNVVKWLLSVYVEIFRGTPMMVQAAVIYYGIAQFWHLNLNRTVAALIIVSINTGAYLAEVIRGGIISTPEGQFEAASALGMTHNQRMWHIILPQAIRNCLPSITNEFIVNIKDTSVLSIISVSELFFVGTTIASQSFKFFPTYLMISAIYLILTFTITRIFNFIEKRLEGNKNYNLMANQVQVGTPKDAEANN, from the coding sequence TTGAAGTCAAGATTTAGATGGATGGCTGTAATAATGTCTGTCCTACTCAGTTTATTTATCGGTTTTTCTCTTAGTAACAATCAGACTCAAGCTGCTAAGAAAGATTCTGGCACGTTAAAAATAGGTATGGAGGCAAACTATCCTCCATACAACTGGACTCAGCCAACCAAAGCTAATGGAGCTGTTCCAATTGATGGTTCTAACTCCTATGCTAATGGTTATGATGTTCAAATTGCCAAGATCATCGGTAAACGACTACACAAAAAAGTAATCGTAGAAAAGACTCAATGGGATGGCCTTTTACCAGCTTTAACTTCAGGTAAAATTGACTTAATTATTGCTGGTATGTCTCCTACTGCCGAAAGACGCAAGGCAATTAATTTCTCAGAACCTTATCGTAAAAGTACTTTCGTCGTAATTACTAATAAGGCAAGTAAATATTCTAATGCTAAGAAGTTGACTGATTTCAAAGGTGCCAAGTTAACCGCACAACAAGGAACTTTGCACTACGATTTAATCAAGCAATTAAAAGGTGCTAAAAGAGAACCAGCTATGCGTGACTTTTCAGCCATGCGTCAAAGTTTAGCTTCTGGCACCATTGATGGTTATGTTGCTGAAGATATTGAATTTGAAAGTTACCACAACGTTAACCCTAACATTATTGCAGTTAACTTAAACAAAATGGCTGGCTTCAAAGTTGACCATGACGATTCCGTAACTAGTATCGGGGTTAAAAAGGGTAATACCAAGCTTTTAAATGAAGTTAACGCTACTTTAAGAACTATTTCTAATAAAAAGCGTGATCAATTAATGTCACAAGCCATCAAGGAACAACCTAAGGCTGGTAACGAAACTAAGAAAGAAAACTGGCTAGTTACTACTTGGAAGCAATATGGTGGCATGATTATGTCAGGTATTGGCATGACCTTGCTTTTAGCTTTAGTTGGTACCATTGTTGGTTTCTTTATCGGCTTGCTTGTAGGAATTATTCGTACCATTCCTACTCCAACTACTCGCGGCAAGCGTTGGACTTTGAACGTAGTTAAGTGGTTATTATCTGTTTATGTAGAAATCTTCCGTGGTACACCAATGATGGTTCAAGCAGCCGTAATCTACTATGGTATTGCCCAATTCTGGCACTTGAATTTAAATAGAACTGTAGCTGCTTTGATTATTGTGTCAATTAACACTGGTGCTTACTTAGCTGAGGTTATCCGTGGTGGTATTATTTCAACTCCAGAAGGTCAATTCGAAGCAGCTAGTGCACTTGGTATGACCCACAACCAAAGAATGTGGCATATCATCTTGCCTCAAGCTATTAGAAACTGTTTACCATCAATCACCAACGAATTTATCGTTAACATCAAGGATACTTCAGTATTGAGTATCATCTCAGTTTCTGAATTGTTCTTTGTTGGTACAACTATTGCTAGTCAATCATTCAAGTTCTTCCCAACTTACTTAATGATTTCTGCAATTTACTTGATCTTAACCTTTACTATTACTAGAATCTTCAACTTTATCGAAAAGAGACTTGAAGGTAATAAGAATTACAACTTGATGGCTAACCAAGTCCAAGTTGGTACTCCAAAAGATGCGGAGGCAAATAATTAA
- a CDS encoding TerC family protein codes for MSILKLYAPFFDGNNWLHVLTSGKDWMIILTLILMECLLSVDNAVVLAAQTQVLPNKAEQRKSLVYGLWGAYLFRFIVIGIGTYLINFWEIKLAGSIYLFYLAFKFFYDQRHPKQAAEHEKEKEEREAAHHKGKKKKRHVLSLFWRTVISIESMDIVFSIDSVLAALAVSDNPVVVLIGGMIGILCMRGVAEIIIKLMDIIPELQPMAYLLIGIIALKLLLALPPLRFELPNTVFAIIVFAILILTILFHFWKVKKHGHKHI; via the coding sequence ATGTCAATTCTTAAACTATATGCACCCTTTTTTGACGGCAATAACTGGTTACATGTCCTAACCAGTGGCAAAGACTGGATGATCATTCTGACTTTAATCTTGATGGAATGCTTGTTATCAGTCGACAATGCTGTCGTTTTGGCCGCACAGACACAGGTGCTACCTAATAAAGCTGAACAACGCAAGTCCTTGGTTTATGGCTTGTGGGGTGCTTATTTATTCCGCTTTATTGTTATCGGAATCGGGACTTATCTGATCAACTTTTGGGAGATTAAATTAGCTGGTAGTATTTATCTTTTTTACCTAGCCTTTAAATTCTTCTATGATCAACGCCACCCTAAACAAGCTGCCGAACATGAGAAAGAAAAAGAAGAGCGCGAAGCAGCTCACCACAAAGGCAAAAAGAAAAAGAGACATGTACTATCTCTTTTCTGGCGTACGGTTATTTCAATTGAATCAATGGATATCGTCTTTTCAATTGATTCTGTTTTAGCTGCTTTAGCCGTGTCTGATAACCCCGTTGTTGTTTTAATCGGTGGCATGATCGGTATTCTCTGTATGAGAGGAGTTGCCGAAATTATCATTAAATTAATGGATATTATTCCAGAATTGCAGCCAATGGCTTACTTATTGATAGGAATCATCGCTTTAAAATTGCTGCTAGCTCTGCCACCATTGAGATTTGAGTTGCCAAACACCGTTTTTGCAATTATTGTCTTTGCGATCTTAATTTTGACAATTCTCTTCCACTTTTGGAAAGTTAAAAAACACGGTCACAAACATATTTAA